From Streptomyces sp. NBC_01754, a single genomic window includes:
- a CDS encoding phospho-sugar mutase, with the protein MQQDLIARARTWLAEDPDPETREELAALLDAGDHDALADRFAGTLQFGTAGLRGEIGAGPMRMNRSVVIRAAAGLAAYLTGQGHSGGLVVIGYDARYRSADFARDTAAVMTGAGLRAAVLPRPLPTPVLAYAIRHLGAVAGVEVTASHNPPRDNGYKVYLGDGSQIVPPADAEIAAAIDAVGPLDGVPRPESGWEVLGDGVLAAYLARTDSVLAPGSPRTARTVYTALHGVGTSVLTTAFARAGFPEPVLVAEQADPDPAFPTVAFPNPEEPGAMDLAFATARRAEPDLVIANDPDADRCAVAVPDPSAEGGWRMLRGDEVGALLAAHLVDRGVTGVFAESIVSSSLLGRIAEKAGLGYEETLTGFKWIARVDGLRYGYEEALGYCVDPEGVRDKDGITAALLVAELASVLKERGRTLLDLLDDLALEHGLHATDQLSVRVEDLTVIANAMRRLRENPPTALAGLPVTSAQDLARGTDRLPPTDGLRYRLTGARVIVRPSGTEPKLKCYLEVVVPVSGRDGLAEARETAAELLSGIKRDLATAAGI; encoded by the coding sequence GTGCAGCAGGACCTCATCGCCCGTGCCAGGACCTGGCTGGCCGAGGACCCGGACCCGGAGACCCGCGAGGAGCTCGCGGCCCTCCTCGACGCCGGGGACCACGACGCCCTCGCCGACCGCTTCGCCGGCACGCTCCAGTTCGGCACGGCCGGGCTGCGCGGCGAGATCGGCGCCGGTCCGATGCGCATGAACCGGTCCGTCGTCATCCGCGCCGCCGCCGGCCTCGCCGCCTACCTGACCGGGCAGGGGCACAGCGGCGGCCTGGTCGTCATCGGCTACGACGCCCGGTACAGGTCCGCCGACTTCGCCCGCGACACCGCGGCCGTGATGACGGGTGCCGGACTGCGCGCCGCCGTACTCCCCCGCCCGCTGCCCACGCCGGTCCTCGCGTACGCCATACGGCACCTGGGGGCCGTCGCGGGCGTGGAGGTCACCGCGAGCCACAACCCGCCGCGCGACAACGGCTACAAGGTGTACCTCGGCGACGGCTCGCAGATCGTGCCGCCCGCCGACGCGGAGATCGCCGCCGCCATCGACGCGGTCGGCCCGCTCGACGGCGTACCGCGCCCGGAGTCCGGCTGGGAGGTACTCGGTGACGGGGTCCTGGCCGCCTACCTCGCCCGCACCGACTCCGTGCTCGCGCCCGGATCGCCCCGCACCGCACGGACCGTCTACACCGCGTTGCACGGCGTCGGCACCTCCGTCCTCACCACGGCCTTCGCACGGGCCGGTTTCCCCGAGCCGGTGCTCGTCGCGGAGCAGGCCGACCCGGACCCGGCGTTCCCGACCGTGGCGTTCCCCAACCCGGAGGAACCCGGCGCCATGGATCTGGCCTTCGCGACCGCGCGGCGGGCGGAGCCGGACCTGGTCATCGCCAACGACCCGGACGCCGACCGCTGCGCCGTCGCCGTCCCGGACCCCTCGGCCGAGGGCGGCTGGCGGATGCTGCGCGGCGACGAGGTCGGCGCGCTGCTCGCGGCCCACCTGGTGGACCGGGGCGTCACCGGGGTCTTCGCGGAGTCGATCGTGTCCTCCTCCCTGCTCGGCCGGATCGCCGAGAAGGCGGGCCTGGGCTACGAGGAGACGCTGACGGGCTTCAAATGGATCGCCCGCGTGGACGGCCTCCGGTACGGCTACGAGGAGGCGCTCGGCTACTGCGTCGACCCGGAGGGCGTCCGCGACAAGGACGGCATCACCGCCGCGCTGCTGGTCGCGGAGCTGGCCTCCGTACTCAAGGAGCGGGGCCGGACACTCCTGGACCTGCTCGACGACCTCGCCCTGGAGCACGGGCTGCACGCGACCGACCAGTTGTCGGTGCGGGTCGAGGACCTGACGGTCATCGCGAACGCCATGCGCCGCCTGCGCGAGAACCCGCCGACCGCGCTGGCGGGCCTCCCCGTCACCTCGGCCCAGGACCTGGCGCGGGGCACGGACCGGCTGCCGCCGACCGACGGGCTGCGCTACCGGCTGACCGGCGCCCGGGTGATCGTCCGCCCGAGCGGCACCGAACCGAAGCTCAAGTGCTACCTGGAGGTCGTGGTCCCGGTCTCCGGCAGGGACGGGCTCGCGGAGGCGAGGGAGACGGCCGCCGAGCTGCTGTCCGGCATCAAGCGCGACCTGGCGACGGCCGCGGGGATCTGA